A single Xiphias gladius isolate SHS-SW01 ecotype Sanya breed wild chromosome 22, ASM1685928v1, whole genome shotgun sequence DNA region contains:
- the rbm12bb gene encoding RNA binding motif protein 12Bb isoform X1 — MKFGKSTRMQISYSVVLYQCASVYQGRSDAEVDIQTGKSKKSEHCCSRINQNATLWNEQIEVVVCCYLCFSMAVVIRLQGLRVTAGSEDIRKFFTGLKIPDGGVHIIGGDREEAFIIFASDEDARRAMTRSGGCIKDSPVTLLLSSKAEMQSMLERSTKNVELDQRRRFEENARRGRRSLGPEVGRRSDSRSGHTPPPHYQRISNSNDDFLCVFLKGMPFSVTEKEVRDFFSGLLVDEIILLKNEYGANNGKGLVKFATREDASEGLKRDRRYIGSRYVEVSMTTVVDWHRATARVPMVVNREGNFERDRSPIRSQRNLQHHARSQSPLAERSIAPSDEYCVLLDNLSYAVGKGDIKKLFHHSKLEDDQILQLIGKDGRRTRSAFVLFKNQRDYCDALTHEKRPFFNRMVCTRPISRESMITLLESHCMDARPPGKSERFQETPPSYPSDPYDTEKVCLFLRNLPFDVRKVEIMDFFLGFNITEDKVFLLLDHKGAGVGKALVLFRSEAEAMRALSLNGRRFLGSEVILKCISRSQMRQLGVEPPMLQEPLPQEEQYSGRSSEASYRPGDGDGDNDYSDLRMAHDGNISDTNVQAKVHRGCDYEPYEVGSCAPHDRDNGVRSDFGTSLQHFGGPTCVKLVNLPFQIRSEEIYDFCYGYRIIPGSVSLQYDQSGKPKGSATVVFESRQEALTAVEELSGRPIGPRKIKLLFV, encoded by the exons ATGAAATTTGGGAAATCAACGAGAATGCAAATAAGTTATA GTGTTGTACTGTATCAGTGTGCATCAGTGTACCAAGGAAGAAGTGATGCCGAGGTGGACATACAGACAGGGAAAAGCAAGAAAAGTGAACACTGCTGCAGTCGGATAAACCAGAACGCCACCCTCTGGAATGAACAGATTGAAGTAGTGGT GTGCTGTTATTTGTGCTTCAGCATGGCAGTCGTCATCCGTTTACAGGGACTGAGGGTCACAGCCGGTTCTGAGGATATTCGCAAGTTCTTCACCGGCCTCAAAATACCAGATGGAGGGGTGCATATAATTGGTGGGGATCGAGAGGAAGCTTTCATTATCTTTGCTTCAGATGAAGATGCAAGAAGAGCCATGACTCGATCAGGGGGTTGCATTAAGGATTCACCTGTTACATTGCTTCTCAGTAGTAAAGCAGAGATGCAGAGCATGCTTGAAAGAAGTACAAAAAATGTAGAGCTGGATCAAAGGAGGCGATTTGAGGAAAATGCAAGACGTGGCAGAAGATCTTTGGGCCCTGAGGTGGGAAGGAGATCAGATAGCAGATCGGGTCATACCCCTCCCCCTCATTACCAGAGGATTTCAAACAGTAATGATgacttcttgtgtgtgtttctaaaagGAATGCCCTTCTCTGTGACTGAAAAAGAAGTACGTGACTTTTTCAGTGGTTTACTTGTTGATGAAATAATCttattgaaaaatgaatatggTGCAAACAATGGGAAGGGTCTTGTAAAATTTGCAACAAGAGAGGATGCAAGCGAAGGCCTTAAGAGGGATAGGAGATACATTGGGTCAAGGTATGTCGAGGTGTCAATGACAACAGTAGTCGATTGGCATCGGGCTACTGCTAGAGTACCAATGGTTGTCAACAGGGAAGGCAACTTTGAAAGGGATAGATCACCAATTCGCAGTCAGAGGAATCTACAACATCATGCAAGATCCCAATCACCTTTGGCCGAGAGATCCATTGCTCCTTCTGACGAGTACTGCGTTTTGCTCGACAATCTATCCTATGCAGTGGGAAAAGGAGAcataaaaaagctttttcatcATTCAAAGCTTGAGGATGACCAGATCCTGCAGTTGATTGGCAAAGATGGGAGAAGAACCAGATCTGCATTTGTCCTTTTCAAAAATCAACGTGACTATTGTGATGCTTTAACTCATGAAAAAAGACCATTTTTCAATCGAATGGTTTGTACCCGCCCAATCTCTAGAGAGAGCATGATCACCCTTCTGGAGTCTCACTGCATGGATGCTCGACCTCCTGGAAAATCTGAACGGTTTCAGGAGACGCCTCCATCTTACCCCAGTGATCCTTATGACACTGAGaaagtgtgtctgtttctgcGGAACCTGCCATTTGATGTAAGGAAAGTTGAGATCATGGACTTCTTCCTTGGGTTTAATATCACTGAGGACAAGGTGTTCTTGCTGCTTGACCATAAAGGTGCTGGGGTGGGGAAGGCTTTGGTTCTCTTCCGGTCTGAGGCAGAGGCTATGAGAGCACTCTCTCTCAATGGACGACGGTTTCTTGGGTCAGAAGTGATTCTAAAATGCATTTCACGTTCTCAAATGCGACAGTTAGGTGTTGAGCCACCAATGTTGCAAGAGCCACTTCCCCAAGAGGAGCAGTACTCAGGCAGGAGCAGTGAGGCATCCTATCGCCCTGGTGACGGTGACGGTGACAATGACTACTCTGACCTTAGGATGGCTCATGATGGTAATATATCAGATACTAATGTACAGGCTAAAGTTCACAGAGGCTGTGATTATGAGCCTTATGAAGTGGGCTCTTGTGCTCCTCATGACAGGGATAATGGTGTTCGTAGCGACTTTGGCACCTCGTTGCAGCATTTTGGTGGTCCCACCTGTGTAAAGTTAGTCAACTTACCATTCCAAATCAGAAGTGAAGAAATCTATGACTTTTGCTATGGATATCGCATTATCCCTGGATCTGTCTCACTACAGTATGACCAGAGTGGAAAACCTAAAGGCTCTGCGACTGTAGTATTTGAGTCTCGTCAGGAGGCCTTAACAGCAGTGGAGGAGCTGAGTGGAAGGCCAATAGGtccaagaaaaataaagctactGTTTGTTTGA
- the rbm12bb gene encoding RNA binding motif protein 12Bb isoform X2, with the protein MAVVIRLQGLRVTAGSEDIRKFFTGLKIPDGGVHIIGGDREEAFIIFASDEDARRAMTRSGGCIKDSPVTLLLSSKAEMQSMLERSTKNVELDQRRRFEENARRGRRSLGPEVGRRSDSRSGHTPPPHYQRISNSNDDFLCVFLKGMPFSVTEKEVRDFFSGLLVDEIILLKNEYGANNGKGLVKFATREDASEGLKRDRRYIGSRYVEVSMTTVVDWHRATARVPMVVNREGNFERDRSPIRSQRNLQHHARSQSPLAERSIAPSDEYCVLLDNLSYAVGKGDIKKLFHHSKLEDDQILQLIGKDGRRTRSAFVLFKNQRDYCDALTHEKRPFFNRMVCTRPISRESMITLLESHCMDARPPGKSERFQETPPSYPSDPYDTEKVCLFLRNLPFDVRKVEIMDFFLGFNITEDKVFLLLDHKGAGVGKALVLFRSEAEAMRALSLNGRRFLGSEVILKCISRSQMRQLGVEPPMLQEPLPQEEQYSGRSSEASYRPGDGDGDNDYSDLRMAHDGNISDTNVQAKVHRGCDYEPYEVGSCAPHDRDNGVRSDFGTSLQHFGGPTCVKLVNLPFQIRSEEIYDFCYGYRIIPGSVSLQYDQSGKPKGSATVVFESRQEALTAVEELSGRPIGPRKIKLLFV; encoded by the coding sequence ATGGCAGTCGTCATCCGTTTACAGGGACTGAGGGTCACAGCCGGTTCTGAGGATATTCGCAAGTTCTTCACCGGCCTCAAAATACCAGATGGAGGGGTGCATATAATTGGTGGGGATCGAGAGGAAGCTTTCATTATCTTTGCTTCAGATGAAGATGCAAGAAGAGCCATGACTCGATCAGGGGGTTGCATTAAGGATTCACCTGTTACATTGCTTCTCAGTAGTAAAGCAGAGATGCAGAGCATGCTTGAAAGAAGTACAAAAAATGTAGAGCTGGATCAAAGGAGGCGATTTGAGGAAAATGCAAGACGTGGCAGAAGATCTTTGGGCCCTGAGGTGGGAAGGAGATCAGATAGCAGATCGGGTCATACCCCTCCCCCTCATTACCAGAGGATTTCAAACAGTAATGATgacttcttgtgtgtgtttctaaaagGAATGCCCTTCTCTGTGACTGAAAAAGAAGTACGTGACTTTTTCAGTGGTTTACTTGTTGATGAAATAATCttattgaaaaatgaatatggTGCAAACAATGGGAAGGGTCTTGTAAAATTTGCAACAAGAGAGGATGCAAGCGAAGGCCTTAAGAGGGATAGGAGATACATTGGGTCAAGGTATGTCGAGGTGTCAATGACAACAGTAGTCGATTGGCATCGGGCTACTGCTAGAGTACCAATGGTTGTCAACAGGGAAGGCAACTTTGAAAGGGATAGATCACCAATTCGCAGTCAGAGGAATCTACAACATCATGCAAGATCCCAATCACCTTTGGCCGAGAGATCCATTGCTCCTTCTGACGAGTACTGCGTTTTGCTCGACAATCTATCCTATGCAGTGGGAAAAGGAGAcataaaaaagctttttcatcATTCAAAGCTTGAGGATGACCAGATCCTGCAGTTGATTGGCAAAGATGGGAGAAGAACCAGATCTGCATTTGTCCTTTTCAAAAATCAACGTGACTATTGTGATGCTTTAACTCATGAAAAAAGACCATTTTTCAATCGAATGGTTTGTACCCGCCCAATCTCTAGAGAGAGCATGATCACCCTTCTGGAGTCTCACTGCATGGATGCTCGACCTCCTGGAAAATCTGAACGGTTTCAGGAGACGCCTCCATCTTACCCCAGTGATCCTTATGACACTGAGaaagtgtgtctgtttctgcGGAACCTGCCATTTGATGTAAGGAAAGTTGAGATCATGGACTTCTTCCTTGGGTTTAATATCACTGAGGACAAGGTGTTCTTGCTGCTTGACCATAAAGGTGCTGGGGTGGGGAAGGCTTTGGTTCTCTTCCGGTCTGAGGCAGAGGCTATGAGAGCACTCTCTCTCAATGGACGACGGTTTCTTGGGTCAGAAGTGATTCTAAAATGCATTTCACGTTCTCAAATGCGACAGTTAGGTGTTGAGCCACCAATGTTGCAAGAGCCACTTCCCCAAGAGGAGCAGTACTCAGGCAGGAGCAGTGAGGCATCCTATCGCCCTGGTGACGGTGACGGTGACAATGACTACTCTGACCTTAGGATGGCTCATGATGGTAATATATCAGATACTAATGTACAGGCTAAAGTTCACAGAGGCTGTGATTATGAGCCTTATGAAGTGGGCTCTTGTGCTCCTCATGACAGGGATAATGGTGTTCGTAGCGACTTTGGCACCTCGTTGCAGCATTTTGGTGGTCCCACCTGTGTAAAGTTAGTCAACTTACCATTCCAAATCAGAAGTGAAGAAATCTATGACTTTTGCTATGGATATCGCATTATCCCTGGATCTGTCTCACTACAGTATGACCAGAGTGGAAAACCTAAAGGCTCTGCGACTGTAGTATTTGAGTCTCGTCAGGAGGCCTTAACAGCAGTGGAGGAGCTGAGTGGAAGGCCAATAGGtccaagaaaaataaagctactGTTTGTTTGA